The Candidatus Krumholzibacteriota bacterium genome contains a region encoding:
- a CDS encoding PilN domain-containing protein: MIRINLLPQEDRKRKREINLPEMSTVYLVATVVVFFLSIAVIGTVQAGKVRSLQKKMDIATEESKKLAPQLAKIKQITKEREEVDRRLSLITSLDRNRYFRVKLLNDIGLKVPDNCWLTDIKEATPNNFSIEGIAFSNYTIADMISNLEASQVFTHIDLKVAEKGEINKREVMKFSLNANAMPQ; encoded by the coding sequence ATGATAAGAATCAATCTTCTTCCACAGGAAGACAGGAAAAGAAAACGAGAGATAAATCTTCCCGAGATGTCGACGGTATATCTTGTCGCGACAGTCGTCGTGTTCTTCCTTTCAATCGCTGTCATCGGAACGGTCCAGGCAGGAAAGGTAAGGAGCCTGCAGAAAAAGATGGATATCGCGACGGAAGAGTCGAAGAAACTCGCCCCACAGCTGGCGAAGATCAAACAGATCACCAAGGAACGCGAAGAGGTCGATCGTAGACTCAGCCTGATCACTTCTCTCGACAGGAACAGGTATTTCAGGGTGAAACTTCTCAACGATATCGGGTTGAAGGTGCCGGACAATTGCTGGTTGACCGATATAAAGGAAGCGACTCCCAATAATTTTTCAATCGAAGGGATCGCGTTTTCAAACTACACGATCGCTGACATGATATCTAATCTCGAAGCTTCTCAGGTCTTTACCCATATCGACCTCAAGGTCGCGGAAAAAGGGGAGATAAATAAGAGAGAAGTCATGAAATTCAGCTTAAACGCCAATGCAATGCCCCAGTAG
- a CDS encoding ABC transporter permease subunit, translating into MRRIRSVALNTFRETFRQKLLVLVVIYVGILLLSTFVLSPLSVGAARGKIITDIGLAAISIFGVLTAIVVGSSLVHKEIDKKAIYMVITRPVSRHEYILGKFSGIVLSLAVLMISMAAVMSLMIIIGRGNVTLAILTAAYLSILEVVVMSAVIIFFSTFTTPILTSFFSLCFFVTGSLSSDLREFANRYGGTAMRYMMQGFYYLLPNFKVFNLRHEAVHDLRFSYFDIWLTTLYAVVYCAVILYFAYLIFRRREFT; encoded by the coding sequence ATGAGAAGGATAAGAAGTGTCGCCCTGAACACCTTCCGAGAGACATTCCGCCAGAAACTGCTCGTCCTCGTGGTGATATATGTCGGCATTCTTCTGCTCAGCACATTCGTGCTTTCGCCTCTTTCAGTCGGTGCGGCGAGAGGAAAGATAATAACTGATATTGGACTTGCCGCCATATCGATATTCGGGGTACTGACGGCGATAGTCGTGGGAAGTTCACTGGTACACAAGGAGATCGACAAGAAAGCCATCTATATGGTCATAACGAGACCTGTTTCCAGGCATGAATACATACTGGGAAAATTTTCCGGGATCGTTCTTTCGCTTGCCGTACTTATGATATCGATGGCTGCCGTAATGTCGCTGATGATAATCATCGGAAGGGGAAATGTGACTCTGGCGATACTGACCGCTGCCTATCTGTCCATCCTTGAAGTAGTCGTGATGAGCGCCGTAATAATATTTTTCAGTACCTTCACGACGCCGATCCTTACTTCTTTCTTTTCTCTCTGTTTTTTCGTGACAGGTTCGTTGAGCAGTGATCTGAGAGAATTCGCGAACCGTTACGGTGGAACCGCCATGAGATATATGATGCAGGGGTTCTATTACCTGCTTCCCAATTTCAAGGTATTCAACCTCAGGCATGAAGCGGTCCATGACCTCAGGTTCAGTTATTTTGATATCTGGTTGACGACCTTGTACGCCGTCGTCTATTGCGCGGTGATACTCTATTTCGCCTATCTGATATTTCGAAGAAGAGAATTCACCTGA
- a CDS encoding ABC transporter ATP-binding protein, with protein MEVLNVEKVKKSFRSDMMFSSKKILHDVSFFARKGEILGFLGPNGAGKTTTIKIILGLIRPDEGNVWIFDRKAGDRRSLERVGYLPENPYFYPHLSLREFMEFCAKMSGLSGKSMRSRCDEVITLVGLGGHRKQKVRSFSKGMLQRAGLAQAILHNPDLLILDEPFSGLDPIGRKLVRDIILDLRKEGKTIFFSSHILPDMEALCDRTVIIKDGVITKSAGLDEIFRMGENRVEITARGCEKETIESIRDYIESANVTAGETFIFVKKQEYIRTVIQQIYNSGGEILKVVNQHPSLEEIFMNVLREDLSGNGNMAGRNVPAAVREKEGVS; from the coding sequence ATGGAAGTACTCAATGTGGAGAAAGTAAAAAAATCTTTCAGGTCTGATATGATGTTTTCGTCGAAGAAAATATTGCACGACGTCTCTTTCTTCGCCAGGAAAGGTGAGATACTCGGGTTTCTTGGCCCGAATGGCGCTGGAAAGACTACAACGATAAAGATCATCCTCGGTCTAATCAGACCGGACGAGGGAAATGTCTGGATTTTCGACAGGAAGGCCGGAGACAGGCGTTCCCTGGAGAGAGTGGGATACCTTCCCGAGAATCCGTATTTTTACCCCCATCTTTCCCTCCGGGAATTCATGGAGTTCTGCGCGAAGATGAGCGGGCTTTCAGGAAAGAGCATGAGATCGAGGTGCGATGAAGTAATCACCCTAGTCGGGCTTGGCGGGCATCGAAAACAGAAGGTCAGGTCATTTTCCAAGGGAATGCTTCAGAGAGCGGGGCTGGCCCAGGCGATTCTTCACAATCCGGATCTGTTGATACTCGACGAACCGTTTTCCGGACTCGATCCGATCGGCAGGAAGTTGGTACGCGATATAATCCTCGATCTCAGGAAAGAAGGAAAGACGATATTCTTCTCTTCCCATATCCTGCCCGATATGGAAGCTCTATGTGACAGGACAGTAATAATAAAAGACGGTGTAATCACGAAAAGCGCGGGGCTTGACGAGATATTCCGGATGGGAGAAAACAGGGTCGAGATAACCGCGAGAGGCTGTGAAAAGGAAACGATCGAGAGCATCCGGGATTATATAGAATCAGCGAATGTCACTGCCGGTGAGACATTTATCTTTGTCAAAAAACAGGAATATATAAGGACTGTGATACAGCAGATATACAATTCAGGAGGCGAGATATTGAAGGTGGTCAATCAGCACCCGTCTCTTGAAGAGATATTTATGAACGTACTGCGGGAAGATCTTTCGGGAAACGGAAATATGGCAGGTAGAAACGTTCCGGCGGCAGTCAGGGAAAAGGAGGGGGTGTCATGA
- a CDS encoding prepilin peptidase, with product MLFTLYVPALIIGALFGSFLNVVIYRLPLGISVIKPRSACRNCAHVIRWYENIPVLSYLLLRGRCADCGDRISARYPAVESAGVLIAAAVVWRWGYSIEAILAFAFLMALLAVMLIDWDHRIIPDEISLSFIVVGIVWSFFNPGLSFLSSILGAIVGGGSLWLVGALYKLARKQEGMGGGDIKLMGMIGAFLGVQLVLPVIVLASFFGSIYGIYLLRAKGGEAGTAVAFGSFLAPSAGICIFFGNQLLGWYFTRF from the coding sequence ATGCTTTTTACCCTTTATGTCCCGGCCCTGATCATCGGGGCGCTGTTCGGTTCATTCCTCAATGTAGTAATTTACAGGCTGCCCCTGGGCATATCGGTAATAAAACCCAGGTCAGCATGCAGAAATTGCGCTCACGTGATACGCTGGTACGAGAACATTCCTGTTTTGAGCTATCTTCTACTCCGGGGCAGATGCGCGGATTGTGGAGATAGGATATCGGCCAGGTATCCGGCGGTCGAATCAGCCGGAGTCCTCATTGCCGCCGCGGTGGTCTGGAGATGGGGGTATTCAATCGAAGCGATACTGGCATTTGCCTTCCTGATGGCGTTGCTCGCAGTTATGCTGATAGACTGGGACCACAGGATCATACCAGACGAGATTAGCCTGTCATTCATCGTTGTCGGCATTGTCTGGAGCTTTTTCAATCCCGGTCTATCCTTCCTCAGTTCCATCCTGGGAGCCATTGTCGGTGGAGGTTCGCTATGGCTTGTCGGAGCGCTCTACAAGCTGGCGAGGAAACAGGAAGGGATGGGTGGAGGAGATATAAAACTTATGGGAATGATCGGAGCCTTTCTCGGTGTCCAGCTTGTTCTTCCGGTGATCGTCCTCGCCTCCTTCTTCGGATCGATCTATGGAATATACCTTCTTCGGGCAAAAGGGGGAGAAGCAGGGACAGCTGTAGCGTTTGGATCCTTCCTTGCTCCATCGGCGGGGATCTGTATTTTCTTCGGGAATCAGCTGCTTGGCTGGTATTTCACGAGATTCTAA
- the pilO gene encoding type 4a pilus biogenesis protein PilO, whose protein sequence is MDFKDPQVQKSMIVGILILIFGYVYFFTAFMPFFFSPQKAKINTLTGEYEKMSAELEKARQTVGNLAKLESEYNRLHTKWVAAQSLLPQEKEVAKLLRKITRAGNQAGVEFSLFQPQPQVRQEFVTENPVKIIVQGQYHDIGIFLSKVANLDRIINVTGLHIKNVKANSSDKNKVGRDHTIEAEMTMIAYTLQEGGAVADDITKKKS, encoded by the coding sequence ATGGATTTCAAAGATCCACAGGTGCAGAAGTCGATGATAGTCGGGATATTGATCCTGATATTCGGCTATGTGTACTTCTTCACGGCTTTCATGCCGTTCTTCTTCTCGCCTCAAAAAGCGAAAATAAATACGCTCACTGGGGAATATGAGAAGATGAGCGCTGAGCTCGAGAAGGCAAGACAAACAGTGGGAAACCTGGCAAAACTGGAAAGTGAATACAACAGGCTTCACACAAAATGGGTAGCGGCACAGAGTCTGCTCCCTCAGGAGAAAGAAGTAGCCAAGCTGTTGCGCAAGATAACAAGAGCCGGAAACCAGGCTGGCGTGGAATTCTCGCTTTTTCAGCCGCAGCCGCAGGTAAGGCAGGAGTTTGTCACTGAGAATCCGGTAAAGATAATTGTCCAGGGCCAGTACCATGATATTGGGATCTTTCTTTCGAAAGTGGCTAATCTCGACAGGATCATCAACGTGACAGGGCTTCACATAAAAAATGTCAAGGCGAACTCTTCAGACAAGAACAAGGTGGGAAGAGATCATACCATAGAAGCTGAAATGACTATGATCGCCTACACGCTTCAGGAAGGTGGTGCGGTAGCTGATGATATCACAAAGAAGAAATCTTAA
- the pilM gene encoding type IV pilus assembly protein PilM, with the protein MISLPFRKKTSTVGLDIGSSLIKAIEIEHSGDTPRIVRFGMNRLLPEAIVEGEIMDRNLVIEGIKECMLQAGITSTDVVSAVSGRAVIVKKVVMDKMAPEDAKEAIFWEAEQHVPFDIDDVCLDFQILREDIGANQMEVLLVAAKKDMVNNHSAIITDADLTPSIVDVDSFAVQNCFETNLGVVNGRSDSKDGSHEEREEKVIGLINIGSDVTNINIIQGSSPHFTRDISVGSNNFIELLQKEMNIDYETAQNIISGDLGELDSGKVREVIKGASDDLILGIERSISFLKAAGDADRIDEVVLSGGGAQIPFLKEILSERHGIEFMVLNPLEGIDYDEGVFGEYEENLEHIAPLLTVGIGLALRKAGK; encoded by the coding sequence ATGATCTCCCTACCATTCAGAAAAAAGACTTCGACCGTTGGACTTGATATCGGTTCAAGTCTTATCAAGGCGATTGAGATCGAACATTCGGGGGATACCCCGCGAATAGTCCGATTCGGGATGAACAGGTTGCTGCCTGAGGCGATTGTCGAGGGCGAGATCATGGATCGTAACCTGGTGATCGAAGGAATCAAGGAGTGCATGTTACAGGCGGGGATAACTTCGACTGACGTAGTATCGGCGGTCTCGGGTCGTGCTGTCATCGTTAAAAAGGTCGTCATGGACAAGATGGCTCCCGAGGACGCGAAAGAGGCGATTTTCTGGGAAGCAGAGCAGCATGTTCCTTTTGATATCGATGATGTCTGCCTTGATTTCCAGATACTCAGGGAAGACATAGGCGCAAACCAGATGGAAGTCCTTCTGGTAGCCGCTAAAAAAGATATGGTCAATAACCATTCAGCTATCATAACCGATGCCGACCTTACTCCGAGCATCGTGGATGTCGATTCTTTCGCCGTTCAGAACTGCTTCGAGACAAACCTTGGTGTCGTCAACGGCCGTTCTGATTCGAAAGACGGGTCACATGAGGAGAGGGAAGAAAAGGTCATCGGACTTATAAATATCGGCAGCGATGTCACCAACATAAATATTATACAGGGTTCGAGCCCTCATTTTACAAGGGATATCAGCGTCGGCTCGAACAATTTCATCGAACTTCTTCAGAAAGAGATGAACATAGATTATGAAACGGCTCAGAATATCATATCCGGTGATCTGGGCGAATTGGACAGCGGCAAGGTCAGAGAGGTAATAAAAGGGGCATCCGACGATCTGATACTCGGGATCGAACGAAGCATCTCTTTTCTGAAGGCTGCCGGAGATGCTGACAGGATCGACGAGGTCGTTCTGAGTGGGGGTGGAGCGCAGATACCTTTCCTCAAGGAGATCCTTTCAGAGAGACACGGGATCGAATTCATGGTCCTGAATCCCCTGGAAGGGATCGATTACGACGAGGGAGTATTTGGAGAATACGAGGAGAATCTGGAACATATCGCTCCATTGCTGACCGTCGGAATAGGGCTCGCTTTGAGAAAGGCGGGAAAATAA